From a single Nicotiana tomentosiformis chromosome 2, ASM39032v3, whole genome shotgun sequence genomic region:
- the LOC104098607 gene encoding uncharacterized protein, with translation MDSVPVNWEALDSLIIDFVKSENLIEDSLSPPASPSSSSSSSSSYQSRLLIRQIRRSVECGDIDAAIDLLRVHARFLLDDHRLLFCLQKQRFIELLRKRTAEDRESAINCLRESLAPCALDAYPEAYEEFKHILLALVYDEDDKNSPVANEWSPKRRIDITGLLSSVLRAHLCAYDPLFAMSLRYLISIHKLFCFRQGVPSPISDLTQRLLLEDRDPPATPLESFYEAPPFDEVDIQALAHAVELTRQGAIDSLRFAKGDLYQAFQNELCRIRLDDPMFDELVHEYCVYRGFIEFSVVDSPGMQLDSGSINNDQSECEHLSKNCSTEVGYGDTKLSGSGTSATQVIMEGSPESNTNLVSIQSTDTEERYPSETSHGDCSTSWNPQFEKVLQKNKCLRVGETNKRKRWRGRHEKEEFVSGPNNERSREELNSSSSSSVASTIVLKDQQVSPKSCFPNMMKNREDKYELVLGLQELASRGMAVEVVEEINEMDPNFFVQNPALLFQLKQVEFLKLVGSGNHTQALRVACSFLGPLASSHPDLLKPLKETLLALLKPNEEAFNERLPLCALANSLQVAIGRRFGIEEPQLMKIIRTTLYTHSEWFKLQMCKDRFEGLLRIDVLKEFGGNLIIDAASKLDVDMSADGSSQVTGSSNNRKQEDRSPTQSSARDVGCDESAILKVMEFLALPRADAIHLLAQYNGNAETVIQQIFA, from the exons ATGGATTCTGTACCGGTGAATTGGGAGGCACTTGACTCTCTAATTATCGATTTCGTCAAATCCGAAAACCTAATCGAAGACTCCCTTTCTCCTCCTGCTTCTCCTTCGTCATCGTCATCGTCATCTTCGTCTTATCAGTCACGATTACTTATTCGGCAGATCAGACGGTCAGTGGAGTGTGGTGACATTGATGCCGCTATCGATCTCTTGCGTGTTCACGCGCGTTTTCTTCTCGATGATCATCGTCTTCTCTTCTGCCTACAGAAGCAG AGGTTTATTGAACTTTTGAGGAAACGAACTGCAGAGGACCGAGAATCTGCCATTAATTGCCTCCGAGAGTCACTGGCACCTTGTGCGTTGGATGCATATCCA GAAGCATATGAGGAATTTAAGCATATTCTTCTCGCCTTGGTTTACGATGAAGATGATAAGAATTCTCCAGTGGCGAATGAG TGGTCCCCAAAGAGGAGGATTGACATTACTGGACTGCTTTCATCTGTTTTAAGGGCTCATTTATGTGCATATGATCCTCTTTTTGCAATGTCATTGAGGTACTTGATAAG CATACACAAGTTATTTTGCTTTCGCCAGGGAGTCCCATCACCTATATCCGATCTCACGCAGAGATTACTTCTTGAGGATCGTGACCCTCCTGCAACACCTCTTGAGAGTTTCTATGAAGCACCTCCATTTGACGAG GTGGACATACAAGCTCTTGCTCATGCGGTAGAGCTTACAAGGCAGGGGGCTATTGATAGCTTGAGATTTGCCAAGGGTGACTTATATCAAGCATTTCAG AATGAGTTATGCCGGATAAGGTTGGATGACCCTATGTTTGATGAGCTTGTTCATGAGTATTGTGTCTATCGGGGTTTCATCGAGTTCAGTGTGGTAGATTCTCCTG GGATGCAACTTGATTCTGGAAGTATCAACAATGATCAATCAGAGTGTGAACATTTATCAAAGAACTGTTCAACAGAAGTTGGGTATGGAGACACTAAACTTTCTGGCAGtggtacctctgctactcaagttaTCATGGAGGGATCACCTGAAAGTAATACCAACTTGGTTAGCATTCAAAGTACTGATACTGAAGAGCGTTATCCTAGCGAGACAAGTCATGGGGATTGCAGTACCAGTTGGAATCCTCAGTTCGAAAAAGTTCTGCAGAAAAATAAATGTCTTAGAGTTGGCGAAACAAACAAACGGAAAAGATGGAGGGGGAGACATGAAAAAGAAGAATTTGTGTCTGGACCTAACAATGAAAGGAGCAGAGAAGAACTGAATTCTAGCAGCAGCAGCTCAGTTGCCAGCACGATTGTGTTGAAAGATCAGCAG GTTTCTCCAAAATCATGCTTCCCGAATATGATGAAGAATAGAGAGGACAAGTATGAGCTTGTGCTGGGCTTGCAGGAATTAGCCAGCAGAGGAATGGCAGTGGAGGTAGTTGAGGAGATTAATGAGATGGACCCGAACTTTTTCGTGCAGAACCCTGCTCTACTTTTTCAGCTTAAGCAG GTTGAATTTTTGAAGCTGGTTGGCTCCGGGAATCATACTCAGGCACTGAGGGTAGCCTGTTCGTTTCTGGGTCCTTTGGCTTCTAGTCATCCTGATCTGTTGAAGCCTTTGAAGGAGACTTTGCTAGCTTTGCTCAAACCTAATGAAGAGGCATTCAATGAACGCTTGCCCTTATGTGCTCTCGCCAATTCACTCCAG GTTGCCATTGGTAGGAGGTTTGGTATTGAAGAACCCCAGCTTATGAAGATTATAAGGACCACACTCTATACACACAGTGAGTGGTTCAAACTTCAAATGTGTAAAGATCGCTTTGAAGGACTCTTAAGGATTGACGTCCTGAAAGAATTTGGTGGCAACTTGATTATAGATGCTGCTTCCAAATTGGATGTTGACATGAGCGCTGATGGATCATCTCAAGTTACTGGTTCCtcaaataataggaaacaagaaGATCGAAGTCCAACCCAGTCATCAGCCAGAGATGTTGGATGTGATGAAAGTGCAATACTAAAAGTTATG GAATTTCTGGCTTTGCCCAGAGCGGATGCAATTCATCTCCTTGCACAATACAACGGTAATGCGGAGACAGTCATTCAGCAGATATTTGCGTAG
- the LOC104098606 gene encoding patatin-like protein 1, producing MENEAAGSSRVAMPPPNTGTLITILAIDGGGIRGIIPGVILSYLESQLQELDGKDARIADYFDLIAGTSTGGLVTAMLAAPNKDKRPLYAAKDITPFYLEHSPKIFPQISGPLAGIINLTKAMGGPKYDGKYLHKLIKDILGGTRLHDTLTAVVIPTFDIKKLQPVIFNSYEAILKPDLDAELADICISTSAAPTFLPAYGFKNKDAQDNEREFNLIDGGVAANNPTLVAIGEVTKQVLMQHADLFPIKPMDYGRFLVISLGTGNAKNEHKYNAQMAAKWGLLSWLFNDNSTPIIDAFNQASADMVDFHNFVVFKALHSDDKYLRIQDDTLTGNLASVDIATKENLQGLVKVGEHLLEKPVSKINLDKGVYEAVENGGTNKEALQRFAKILSDERKLREFNAGSRLV from the exons ATGGAAAACGAAGCAGCTGGATCATCTCGAGTTGCAATGCCGCCTCCCAACACAGGGACGTTGATAACCATTCTGGCCATCGATGGGGGAGGAATAAGAGGAATCATTCCGGGGGTTATCCTTTCATATCTTGAATCACAACTACAG GAGTTGGACGGTAAAGATGCAAGAATCGCGGATTATTTTGACTTGATTGCAGGAACAAGCACTGGTGGCCTAGTAACAGCAATGTTAGCTGCACCAAACAAAGATAAACGCCCTTTATACGCTGCCAAAGATATTACTCCGTTTTATCTTGAGCACTCCCCCAAAATCTTTCCCCAGATCAG TGGACCATTAGCGGGGATCATAAATCTAACCAAAGCAATGGGAGGACCTAAATATGACGGGAAGTATCTTCACAAACTTATAAAGGATATCTTAGGAGGTACCAGGTTGCATGATACATTAACTGCAGTCGTAATTCCAACTTTTGACATCAAGAAACTTCAGCCAGTTATTTTCAACTCATATGAG GCAATCTTGAAACCTGATTTGGATGCAGAACTGGCGGACATTTGTATTAGTACCTCGGCAGCACCAACTTTTCTACCTGCCTATGGTTTCAAGAACAAGGATGCTCAAGATAATGAACGAGAATTCAACCTAATTGATGGTGGTGTCGCTGCTAATAACCCA ACATTGGTCGCAATTGGTGAGGTGACCAAGCAAGTATTGATGCAGCACGCAGACTTATTCCCTATCAAGCCAATGGATTATGGTCGTTTTCTGGTAATATCACTTGGGACAGGCAATGCAAAGAACGAGCACAAATACAATGCCCAAATGGCTGCCAAGTGGGGATTACTTAGCTGGCTTTTTAATGACAACTCTACACCAATTATAGATGCTTTTAATCAAGCAAGCGCTGATATGGTTGATTTTCACAACTTTGTGGTTTTCAAAGCTCTTCACTCGGACGATAAGTACCTTCGTATCCAG GATGACACCTTGACGGGGAACTTGGCCTCAGTTGACATAGCCACAAAGGAAAACTTACAAGGCCTCGTCAAGGTTGGAGAACACCTGCTGGAAAAACCAGTTTCAAAGATTAACTTGGACAAAGGAGTTTATGAAGCAGTTGAAAATGGAGGAACCAACAAGGAAGCTCTTCAGAG GTTTGCGAAGATACTGTCGGACGAGAGAAAATTACGCGAGTTCAATGCCGGTAGCCGGTTGGTCTAA